The DNA segment AGCTTTTTTGCAACATTGTTTGAATTTCTTTTTCCGCAGTGGTATTTTCAGGGGGTTGAAAGAATGAGATACATCACTATTTTGGGGGTTTGTTCAAAAGTATTGTTTACCTTATTAATTTTTATCTTTGTGAAGAACAGTAGCGATTATGTTCTAGTACCACTATTTAATGTTATTGGGTTTTTAGTTATTGGCGTATGGTCCCTTTATATTCTTGTTAGGAAGGAGTGCATTACTTTTAGAAGGCTGCCTTTACATGTGTTAAAAGTGTATTTATACGATAGTTGGCCGTTGTTTCTATCAGCTGCGTCAATTCAGTTATATGTAAATGCTAACAAATTAATTATTGGTTCTTTTTTAGGTATGAGAGATGTTGCTATTTATGATCTTGGCGAAAAAGTACTTAAACTTTTAAAAGTTCCTATAAGAATGATTGGACAGGCTTCCTTTCCTTCGCTAGCAAGGAATAAATCAATTAATGAAATAAATAGATACCTTTTAGTTGCAATGGCTTTGATTATGTTTTGCTTGTCGCTTGTTAATATATTTTCTAAGGATATAATTTTATTACTAGCAGGTCCTAATTTACTTGATGCTGAAATAATTGTTAGGCTTTTGACATTTTCTACAATTTTTATTGTAATTAGTCAGTTTATGGGGAATAGTAGGATGATAATTTTTGGATTTCACAAACAATACTCATTAGTGATTTCAATATCTGTACTTTACTTTATCGTTAGTACTTTTTTGTTATTTATAATAAACAAACTTGGCTTGGTGGCACTTACTTTGAATTCAATTTTTGTAGAAGTTATAGGAGCTTTCCTTATGGTTTTGTTTTGTTACAGAAAAAAAATACTTTTTAGCTGATGATATATTCATTTATAATACTACATTATCAGGCATTTGAAGATACAATAGAATGTGTGGATTCAATTTTTAATAATATAAAAAGGGATGATTACAATATAATAATTGTTGACAATAAGTCCCCCAACGATAGTGGTAAGATTCTGCAAAAAAAATACAATGGTCACCCAAAAGTGAAAATTATAGAACTTGATAAAAATATAGGTTTTGCAAATGGCAACAATATAGGGTGTGAATATGCCTATAAAACTTATAATTCGGATTTTTATATAGTGATTAATAATGATACCATTATCGAAGATAGATTATTTGTAGATAAAATTATAGATATATATAAGGAAACACATTTTGATGTATTAGGACCATGTATTTGGTCTATTGTAGATGAAGTTGATCAAAATCCTGTACCTTATCCTACTGATTCATTAAAAAAAAGCTTTAAAGCCCTTTTATATAATATAGCATTATTCGTTTTAAATTTTGTCAATAAAGACACAGCTCTAATAAGATTTGTTGATGGTAAGAGGAGTAAAAGGACAAAAAACAATACAGTTCTTGGAGGTAGAACCGAAAGTGAAAAAGGTATTAAACTGCATGGAGCAGCTGTTATTTTTTCAAATAAGTACTATAGCAAATATAAAAGTGCTTTTGATCCTAGAACTTTTATGTATTGCGAAGAAGATATTCTATACTCTAGAATTAAAAATGATAAGCTAGTTTCGATATATAATTCTACGCTAAAGATATTACACAAAGAAGATGTTGCTTCAAACGCAGTGATGTCAAACGGTCAGCTCCGAAGAAGATTTAAATTTAAACATTCAATATGGTCTTCGTTTGTCTTGCTTAGAATATATATGCATAGTTGGTTTAGGTCCTTGCGTTCTCGTTATTAGCGAGTTATTTGGCGGGTGGGTGTTTGTAATTTGCAAATATATTGTAGGCCGTAAATCTTAATGATAACATTTTTCATATTTTTGTTGTTCCTCCAAGGAACTCCAATAATTTAACTGAATTAGAACCGCAATGTTAGCTTTGCTCAAGACGAATTTTAAAATTAGTACAATTGATATTGTTTACTGGGGTATTGTCTATTGCTTTATTCTATATGCTTTTGAGGGGCCAATTAGGTTCTATTCTGATAAGGTGAGTTTTAGAGAGTTCATATATACAAAAGATATTGTTTTGCTAGCTCTAGGTACTTTACTAGTATTTAGAGTAGATGATAGAGTTTTAACAAGTAGAATAGTAGTTATTTACATATATGTGATGTCTCTATTCGGGCTTGTTGCATTGTTAAATGGACTTCCGATTAAACAAGTTTTTCTTGCTTATAAAATATATTTAATTCTTTTTGTTGGGATTCAAAGTTATCGGCTACTTCCAGAGTTGGGGCCTCGTTTGTTAAAAGCTATGAATTGCCTGGCATTATTTAGCTGCCTTGGCTTAATTATTAATATGTTTTGTAGTTTTCCATGGGAAGGGGTCGATATGTCTATTGGTAATATTATAGTTGATACTTCAAGAACCGCATATGCAGCTGGAGGATTTAAAAGAGTGGCTGGTTTTGGGCGCAATTGGTCTAATCCTGCATATTTTGCTTTAATTGCAACTGTTTTAAATTATAGCTATATTAAACATATTAAATTTCGTCATATTATTTTAGTTCTTGTCTTTTTTATTGGAATATTGATTTCGACAAACAAAGGGGCCATTATTACTTTTCTAATAATTTCATTTTTTGCTGTGATAATTCGGAAGGTGCCATCTTATATATTGAAAATAGTAATGTTGGCCACTCTGCTAATAGTAATAGCATTGCCATTACTTAGTTGGAATGAAGTATTAAATGTAGATTATTCATCCTTAGTGTCACGAATTATTTTTTCTTCTTTTAAAGCAAGAGTTGAAGATGTGTGGCCTCAAGCGCTGATATTAATTAAAGAACATGGTAGTTTAATATTTGGTAGAGGAATAGGCGGTATTGGAGCACCTCAACTTATCTTCGAACCCAGTATCTACCATCCGGCAGATAATCTGTTTATATATCTTTATGGTCTCTTTGGTGTTTTTTCTTGTGTAATTTTCGCTTATTTAGGTGTAAAAATTATGGTGCTATCAATAAAGGATAGTAGAGACACCATATTTGTGGCCTATCTTATTTTATCTTTTTTAGGAATTGGAGTTATTGGTTCAGCGCTTGAGAATGGTATCTTGAATTTCTTTTTTGGTATTATGTTAGCGTCATTGTATTCTCAGAAAATTAAGTTTATATCTAGCAGTGTGTCGGACTTACCAAGTTAAGCTCTTAGAATCGTGTAAGCGTGGCGCGGAAAAAGACTAAAGTCCGGCAGGCTGCTAGTAGGAATTAATATTTTATGTTTTAA comes from the Saccharicrinis fermentans DSM 9555 = JCM 21142 genome and includes:
- a CDS encoding glycosyltransferase; this encodes MIYSFIILHYQAFEDTIECVDSIFNNIKRDDYNIIIVDNKSPNDSGKILQKKYNGHPKVKIIELDKNIGFANGNNIGCEYAYKTYNSDFYIVINNDTIIEDRLFVDKIIDIYKETHFDVLGPCIWSIVDEVDQNPVPYPTDSLKKSFKALLYNIALFVLNFVNKDTALIRFVDGKRSKRTKNNTVLGGRTESEKGIKLHGAAVIFSNKYYSKYKSAFDPRTFMYCEEDILYSRIKNDKLVSIYNSTLKILHKEDVASNAVMSNGQLRRRFKFKHSIWSSFVLLRIYMHSWFRSLRSRY
- a CDS encoding oligosaccharide flippase family protein; the protein is MKEIIHKYKTVIANFSYLTLLQIINIILPLVTYPILISRLGSEVFGLVIFAQTVVIYFSVLINFGFGISATKAIANAKYDKRKINEIVSAVYILKAFLFVASFVIYIILLFTVEVFYNHMFLFFISFFATLFEFLFPQWYFQGVERMRYITILGVCSKVLFTLLIFIFVKNSSDYVLVPLFNVIGFLVIGVWSLYILVRKECITFRRLPLHVLKVYLYDSWPLFLSAASIQLYVNANKLIIGSFLGMRDVAIYDLGEKVLKLLKVPIRMIGQASFPSLARNKSINEINRYLLVAMALIMFCLSLVNIFSKDIILLLAGPNLLDAEIIVRLLTFSTIFIVISQFMGNSRMIIFGFHKQYSLVISISVLYFIVSTFLLFIINKLGLVALTLNSIFVEVIGAFLMVLFCYRKKILFS